The proteins below come from a single Acidovorax sp. NCPPB 4044 genomic window:
- a CDS encoding RidA family protein — MQVLLPPGWPRPKGYSNGVTAQGRMVFVAGMIGWDTQGIFHTDDLAGQVRQALQNIVAVLKEGGARPEHIVRMTWYVTDKRDYIASLQQIGKDFREIIGSFNAAMTAVEVSALIEDRAKVEIEVTAVVPD; from the coding sequence ATGCAAGTCCTTCTTCCCCCCGGCTGGCCTCGGCCCAAGGGCTATTCCAACGGAGTCACGGCGCAGGGGCGGATGGTGTTCGTCGCAGGAATGATCGGCTGGGATACCCAAGGGATCTTCCATACCGATGACCTGGCTGGCCAGGTGAGGCAGGCGCTGCAGAACATCGTCGCAGTCCTGAAGGAGGGCGGCGCCCGTCCGGAGCACATCGTGCGCATGACCTGGTACGTGACGGACAAGAGAGACTACATCGCCTCGCTCCAGCAGATCGGCAAGGATTTCCGGGAAATCATCGGGAGCTTCAACGCCGCGATGACGGCGGTGGAAGTGTCGGCCCTGATCGAGGACCGTGCCAAGGTCGAGATCGAGGTCACAGCCGTCGTGCCGGATTGA
- a CDS encoding pyridoxal phosphate-dependent aminotransferase has product MTTPAAARTPAFPSKLPHVGTTIFSVMSALAAEHGAVNLGQGFPDFNCDPALVDAVNDAMRAGHNQYPPMPGVAALRHAVARKIEALHGRAYSPDGEITVTAGATQAILTAILAIVHAGDEVIVLDPCYDSYVPNVELAGGRAVRVPLVPGTFRPDFARIAAAITPRTRAIILNTPHNPSATVWNADDMQALEALLAPTDVLVISDEVYEHMVFDGAAHQSVARFPGLAARAFLISSFGKTFHVTGWKVGTVAAPAPLTAEFRKVHQFNVFTVNTPMQYGLASYLGEPAHYLQLPAFYQAKRDLFRQGLEGSRLRLLPSTGSYFQCVDISEVSDLGDADFCQWLTREIGVAAIPLSAFYGDGFDQRVVRFCFAKQDSTLREALQRLRRL; this is encoded by the coding sequence ATGACGACTCCAGCCGCTGCGCGCACGCCCGCCTTTCCCAGCAAGCTACCCCATGTGGGTACCACGATTTTCTCCGTGATGTCCGCACTGGCTGCAGAGCATGGCGCCGTCAATCTGGGCCAGGGCTTCCCGGATTTCAACTGCGACCCGGCGCTGGTCGATGCGGTGAACGATGCCATGCGTGCCGGCCACAACCAGTATCCACCGATGCCTGGCGTCGCCGCGCTGCGGCATGCCGTGGCGCGGAAGATTGAGGCTTTGCACGGCCGCGCCTATTCTCCCGACGGAGAGATCACCGTCACGGCGGGGGCAACGCAGGCCATTCTCACAGCGATCCTGGCCATCGTGCACGCGGGTGACGAGGTCATCGTCCTGGATCCGTGCTACGACAGCTATGTGCCCAACGTGGAGCTGGCCGGAGGCAGGGCCGTGCGTGTGCCGCTCGTGCCCGGCACGTTCCGCCCCGACTTCGCACGGATCGCGGCAGCCATCACGCCCCGGACACGCGCGATCATCCTGAACACGCCGCACAACCCGAGCGCCACGGTCTGGAACGCAGACGATATGCAGGCCCTGGAAGCCTTGCTGGCCCCCACGGATGTGCTGGTGATCAGCGACGAGGTCTACGAACACATGGTGTTCGATGGTGCAGCGCACCAGAGCGTCGCGCGATTCCCTGGCCTTGCTGCCCGTGCGTTCCTCATCTCCAGCTTCGGTAAGACCTTCCATGTGACGGGGTGGAAAGTGGGTACCGTGGCGGCGCCCGCGCCGCTCACGGCCGAGTTCCGCAAGGTCCATCAGTTCAACGTGTTCACGGTGAACACTCCCATGCAGTACGGGCTTGCAAGCTACCTCGGTGAGCCGGCGCACTACCTGCAGTTGCCTGCGTTTTACCAGGCAAAGCGCGACCTGTTCCGGCAAGGCCTCGAAGGCTCCCGGCTCCGCCTTTTGCCCAGTACCGGCAGCTATTTCCAATGCGTAGACATCTCGGAGGTCAGCGACTTGGGCGACGCGGATTTCTGCCAGTGGCTCACTCGCGAAATCGGCGTGGCGGCCATCCCGCTATCGGCTTTTTATGGGGATGGGTTCGACCAGCGGGTGGTGCGGTTCTGCTTTGCCAAGCAGGACAGCACCCTGCGTGAGGCGCTGCAGCGGCTGCGGCGGTTGTGA
- a CDS encoding acyl-CoA thioesterase gives MDARLPPPRSTDEVAAPDFVRLRQVRFSHCDPAGIVFFPQYLILFHQLVEDWFNEGLGISYADMLGPRGIGLPIVRLECDFRAVSRMGDLLSLELSLERIGGRSLTLAFAARTEDELRVASRQVLVFTSLQTHRAMDVPADVRAVLGAPRATTAQSPFLTD, from the coding sequence ATGGATGCCCGCCTTCCCCCGCCCCGGTCAACCGATGAAGTAGCAGCACCGGATTTCGTGCGTCTGCGCCAGGTCCGCTTTTCCCATTGCGATCCCGCGGGCATCGTGTTCTTTCCGCAGTACCTGATTCTTTTTCACCAACTGGTGGAGGACTGGTTCAACGAAGGGCTGGGCATCTCCTACGCCGACATGCTGGGCCCGCGGGGAATCGGGCTTCCGATCGTCCGGCTGGAGTGCGACTTCCGTGCCGTGAGCCGCATGGGCGATCTTCTGTCGCTGGAGCTTTCCCTAGAGCGAATCGGGGGACGGTCGCTCACGCTGGCCTTTGCAGCCCGTACAGAAGATGAATTGCGCGTCGCGTCGCGGCAGGTGCTGGTCTTCACCAGCCTGCAGACGCACCGTGCCATGGATGTGCCTGCCGATGTGCGGGCCGTGCTGGGAGCGCCTCGCGCCACCACGGCACAAAGTCCCTTTTTGACCGATTAG
- a CDS encoding ABC transporter substrate-binding protein, translating into MRSFLRSPHRNVSVAALAAAVLLGGAAQAADKVKIGLLTTLSGPGSGLGIDIRDGFQLAVKQAGGQLGGLPAEVTVADDQQSPDAAKQTADRLLKRERVDFMTGIVFSNVMLAVGPPVFQSRTFYISANAGPSQYAGAQCNPFFFSASYQNDSMHEAVGKTVQDRGFKKVALIAPNYPAGKDALAGFKRFYKGEVALETYTPLNQLDYGAELSKIRASGADAVFAFLPGGLGVNFVKQFTGAGLGKEMKLFAPGFSADEDVIRAVGDAMVGIFNSSQWAHDMDNAANKRFVADFQKEYGRLPTLYAAQGYDAARLIGGAVQRVGGKLEDKAGLRKALEAAPFESVRGSFRFNTNHYPIQNYYLREVVKDGQGRVTNKTVGRVFEGHADAYAGECRMPS; encoded by the coding sequence ATGAGATCCTTTCTGCGCTCGCCGCACCGTAACGTGTCCGTTGCCGCTCTGGCTGCCGCTGTGCTGCTGGGCGGTGCTGCGCAGGCCGCAGACAAGGTGAAGATCGGCCTGCTGACCACGCTCTCGGGCCCGGGGTCGGGGCTGGGCATCGATATTCGCGACGGCTTCCAGTTGGCCGTGAAGCAAGCCGGAGGCCAATTGGGCGGCTTGCCTGCCGAAGTGACCGTGGCGGACGATCAGCAGAGCCCGGATGCAGCCAAGCAGACCGCCGATCGGCTGCTCAAGCGCGAGCGCGTGGACTTCATGACGGGCATCGTCTTCTCGAACGTCATGCTGGCGGTGGGGCCTCCGGTGTTCCAGTCCAGAACTTTCTACATCAGCGCCAATGCAGGTCCGTCGCAATATGCGGGCGCGCAGTGCAATCCGTTCTTCTTCAGCGCGTCCTACCAGAACGACAGCATGCACGAGGCCGTCGGCAAGACCGTGCAGGACAGGGGCTTCAAGAAGGTGGCCTTGATCGCACCGAACTATCCTGCAGGCAAGGATGCACTGGCCGGGTTCAAGCGTTTTTACAAGGGTGAGGTGGCCCTGGAGACCTACACCCCTCTGAACCAGCTCGACTACGGGGCCGAGCTGTCCAAGATCCGGGCATCCGGCGCCGATGCGGTCTTTGCCTTCCTGCCCGGTGGTTTGGGCGTCAACTTCGTCAAGCAGTTCACGGGAGCGGGGCTGGGCAAGGAAATGAAGCTGTTTGCTCCTGGCTTCTCTGCCGATGAAGATGTGATCCGCGCGGTGGGGGATGCCATGGTCGGGATTTTCAATAGCTCCCAATGGGCGCATGACATGGACAACGCGGCCAACAAGCGCTTCGTTGCCGACTTCCAGAAGGAATACGGACGCTTGCCCACGCTCTACGCGGCCCAGGGATATGACGCGGCACGCCTCATCGGAGGCGCAGTGCAGCGCGTCGGCGGCAAGCTGGAAGACAAGGCTGGGCTGCGCAAGGCTCTGGAGGCCGCGCCTTTCGAGTCCGTCCGCGGCTCTTTCCGTTTCAATACCAACCATTACCCGATCCAGAACTACTACCTGCGTGAAGTCGTGAAGGATGGCCAGGGCCGGGTAACGAACAAAACAGTCGGCCGCGTTTTCGAAGGGCATGCCGACGCCTATGCCGGTGAATGCCGCATGCCCTCCTGA
- a CDS encoding acyl-CoA dehydrogenase family protein: MADMTYLDWPFFEPRHAELARRLDAWAGAHLSADHGADVDSECRALVRALGEGGWLQHAVGESARAIDTRALCLIRETLARHSGLADFAFAMQGLGSGAISLHGTPEQRARYLAPVARGEAIAAFALSEPEAGSDVAAMACSARADGNGYVLDGEKTWISNGGIADFYVVFARTGEAPGSRGISAFIVDAGTPGLEIAERIDVIAPHPLARLRFSRCRVPAAQRVGLPAEGFKVAMRTLDVFRTSVAAAALGFARRALDEALARATTRKMFGGVLADFQLTQAKLAQMATAVDSAALLTYRAAWLRDQGANVTREAAMAKMTATENAQQVIDSAVQMFGGLGVVSGQSVEKLYREIRALRIYEGATEVQQLIIARELLRAAA, translated from the coding sequence ATGGCTGACATGACCTACCTCGACTGGCCGTTCTTCGAGCCCAGGCATGCCGAACTCGCTCGGCGCCTGGACGCCTGGGCCGGTGCGCACCTGTCGGCTGACCACGGTGCCGATGTGGACTCGGAATGCCGTGCGCTGGTGCGGGCATTGGGCGAGGGGGGGTGGCTGCAGCATGCCGTGGGCGAGTCGGCCCGTGCAATCGACACCCGTGCCCTGTGCCTCATCCGCGAGACGTTGGCACGCCATTCGGGCCTGGCGGATTTTGCCTTTGCCATGCAGGGGCTGGGCAGCGGAGCGATCAGCCTGCACGGCACACCCGAGCAGCGTGCCCGCTATCTCGCTCCGGTGGCGCGCGGGGAGGCGATCGCTGCATTCGCACTGTCAGAGCCCGAGGCGGGATCCGACGTGGCCGCCATGGCGTGTTCCGCCCGTGCCGATGGCAACGGCTACGTCCTCGATGGCGAGAAGACTTGGATATCCAATGGCGGCATCGCCGACTTCTATGTGGTGTTTGCGCGCACCGGCGAGGCTCCGGGTTCCCGCGGCATCAGTGCGTTCATCGTCGACGCAGGCACGCCCGGCCTTGAGATCGCAGAGCGCATCGACGTCATCGCACCGCATCCGCTCGCCCGGCTGAGATTTTCCCGCTGCCGCGTTCCTGCCGCGCAGCGGGTGGGCTTGCCAGCGGAAGGGTTCAAGGTAGCCATGCGTACGCTGGATGTGTTCCGCACTTCGGTAGCCGCTGCAGCCCTGGGCTTCGCGCGAAGGGCGCTGGATGAAGCACTCGCACGGGCCACCACGCGCAAGATGTTCGGCGGAGTGCTGGCCGACTTCCAGCTTACGCAAGCGAAGCTGGCACAGATGGCCACGGCTGTCGACAGTGCGGCGCTGCTCACCTACCGCGCAGCGTGGTTGCGCGACCAGGGCGCGAATGTGACCCGGGAGGCTGCGATGGCCAAGATGACCGCGACAGAAAACGCGCAACAGGTCATCGACTCGGCCGTGCAGATGTTCGGCGGCCTCGGCGTGGTGAGCGGGCAGTCGGTTGAAAAACTCTACCGTGAGATCCGTGCGCTGCGCATCTACGAGGGTGCGACGGAGGTGCAGCAACTCATCATTGCGCGCGAATTGCTCAGGGCCGCGGCCTGA
- a CDS encoding ABC transporter ATP-binding protein — MNGRVILRTEKLVRRFGGLLATDHADLAVLQGEVHALIGPNGAGKTTLIHQLSGTLAPTSGHIHFDGGDITRLPIHARVHRGLVRSYQITSVFPRLSVLDNLSLAVQARGASGFQGLLRPARAERGRYAAAEAVADRVGLLAQVQQLAGALSHGQQRQLEVGLALALQPRLLLLDEPMAGMGPEESERMVGLLQGLRGQVTLLLVEHDMDAVFRLADRISALVSGKVIATGTPQEIRQHPAVQRAYLGDELEDAP, encoded by the coding sequence ATGAACGGGCGCGTGATTTTGCGGACCGAGAAGCTGGTCCGGCGCTTCGGAGGCCTTCTCGCGACCGACCATGCGGACCTGGCGGTCCTGCAGGGCGAGGTCCACGCGCTGATCGGCCCCAACGGCGCCGGCAAGACCACCCTGATCCACCAGCTTTCGGGAACGCTGGCCCCGACGAGCGGGCACATCCATTTCGATGGTGGCGACATCACCCGCCTGCCGATCCACGCGCGCGTGCATCGCGGTCTGGTGCGCTCCTACCAGATCACCAGCGTGTTTCCGCGGCTCTCGGTGCTGGACAACCTCTCGCTCGCTGTGCAGGCGCGTGGCGCAAGCGGCTTCCAGGGACTCTTGCGGCCAGCACGTGCCGAGCGCGGCCGCTATGCCGCGGCGGAAGCAGTGGCCGACCGGGTCGGCCTGCTGGCCCAGGTCCAGCAGTTGGCCGGCGCACTCTCGCATGGGCAGCAGCGCCAGCTCGAAGTCGGGCTGGCGCTTGCGCTGCAACCCCGCCTGCTGCTGCTCGATGAACCCATGGCGGGTATGGGGCCGGAGGAGTCCGAGCGCATGGTCGGCCTGCTGCAGGGATTGCGCGGGCAGGTGACCCTCTTGCTGGTCGAGCACGACATGGATGCCGTTTTCCGTTTGGCAGATCGCATTTCAGCCCTGGTATCGGGCAAGGTGATCGCCACCGGAACGCCGCAGGAAATCCGGCAGCACCCAGCGGTGCAGCGTGCCTACCTAGGCGACGAACTGGAGGATGCACCATGA
- a CDS encoding branched-chain amino acid ABC transporter permease has translation MAEVTMPTSSAPASPSLLDHPLHARWSVPLLVSLALFPVLAQALGEPFYIGVASRILIFALAATSLNLILGFGGMVSFGHAAFVGVGAYAVGILMQEGVASAWVAWPAAMVAGGLFALFIGLISLRTQGVYFIMITLAFAQMLFYLMVSLKAYGGEDGLSLPSRSQIGAWLDVSDDACFYYVVLALCVLVFLLLARLLNARFGHVLQGIRENETRMAALGFPVYRHKLAAFTLAGAIGGLAGALLANQANFVSPALLQWNQSGMLMVMVILGGVGRLYGGFVGAAVFLLIEEVLAAHTMHWQFGLGAVLLLVVLVAPNGLLSLWRAKARQP, from the coding sequence ATGGCTGAGGTCACGATGCCTACTTCCTCCGCGCCTGCATCCCCCAGCCTGCTGGATCATCCCCTGCATGCGCGCTGGAGCGTTCCCCTGCTGGTATCGCTCGCGTTGTTCCCTGTTCTCGCCCAGGCCCTGGGGGAGCCTTTCTACATCGGCGTGGCGAGCCGCATCCTGATCTTCGCCCTGGCGGCGACGAGCCTGAACCTGATCCTAGGCTTTGGCGGAATGGTCAGCTTCGGCCATGCCGCGTTCGTCGGCGTGGGGGCCTATGCCGTGGGCATCCTCATGCAGGAAGGCGTCGCCTCTGCCTGGGTTGCCTGGCCGGCAGCCATGGTTGCGGGGGGGCTCTTCGCTCTGTTCATCGGGCTCATCAGCCTTCGCACCCAAGGGGTGTACTTCATCATGATCACCCTGGCCTTTGCGCAGATGCTGTTCTATCTGATGGTTTCGCTCAAGGCTTACGGAGGCGAGGACGGCCTTTCCTTGCCTTCGCGTTCGCAGATCGGCGCATGGCTCGATGTGTCGGACGATGCATGCTTCTACTACGTCGTTCTGGCGCTGTGCGTGCTGGTTTTCCTGCTGCTGGCCCGTTTGCTCAATGCACGATTCGGCCATGTGCTCCAGGGCATCCGCGAGAACGAGACGCGCATGGCGGCGCTGGGCTTTCCTGTCTACCGACACAAACTGGCGGCCTTCACGCTGGCTGGCGCGATCGGTGGCCTAGCCGGCGCGCTCCTGGCAAATCAGGCGAATTTCGTCAGTCCCGCGCTGTTGCAATGGAACCAGTCGGGCATGCTCATGGTCATGGTGATCCTGGGCGGAGTGGGGCGTCTGTACGGCGGTTTCGTCGGAGCGGCGGTGTTCCTTTTGATCGAGGAGGTGCTGGCCGCACACACGATGCACTGGCAGTTCGGCCTGGGTGCCGTGCTGTTGTTGGTGGTGCTCGTGGCGCCCAATGGGCTGCTCAGCCTCTGGCGTGCAAAGGCGCGGCAGCCATGA
- a CDS encoding alpha/beta hydrolase, whose product MALRLPHGFASLQEIDDAYDPLKRAIDASASNRQFSERSEAARRALPYLPAISYGPTVAETLDIFPAAESGAPVFLFIHGGYWRARSARDFSCVAAGPHSLGFTTVVIDYALCPAVSLDEIVRQARAAAAWVLRHIGGHGGDPQRVVIGGHSAGGHLGAMLLATDWVGDYGLPADPFAGAVLVSGLYDIAPLRYSYLQPAIQLDEGAVQRNSPISHVRSCATPLVLSWGEAEQEAFARQSLEFRAAWEEAGNAAELAPQPGADHFSAVQAFEDPGSTLCQTLLQMGKPPTP is encoded by the coding sequence ATGGCATTGCGACTTCCCCATGGCTTTGCGAGCCTGCAAGAGATCGATGACGCCTATGACCCGCTCAAGCGGGCCATTGACGCATCGGCGTCCAATCGACAGTTCTCGGAGCGCAGCGAAGCGGCACGGCGTGCGCTGCCTTATCTGCCGGCAATTTCTTATGGCCCGACGGTCGCGGAAACCTTGGACATCTTTCCCGCGGCGGAATCTGGAGCCCCGGTTTTCCTCTTCATCCACGGAGGCTACTGGCGCGCGCGCAGCGCGCGTGATTTCAGCTGCGTGGCTGCGGGGCCGCACTCCCTGGGCTTCACCACCGTGGTCATCGACTATGCGCTGTGTCCGGCGGTATCGCTCGACGAGATCGTGCGGCAAGCCAGGGCTGCTGCGGCCTGGGTGCTGAGGCACATCGGTGGCCACGGCGGAGATCCGCAACGCGTGGTGATCGGAGGACACTCCGCAGGCGGGCACCTCGGAGCAATGCTGCTGGCAACGGATTGGGTGGGTGACTACGGCCTTCCCGCCGATCCGTTCGCGGGTGCTGTCCTGGTCAGCGGGCTCTATGACATCGCCCCTCTCCGATACAGCTATCTGCAGCCCGCGATTCAGCTCGATGAAGGCGCCGTGCAACGCAACTCCCCGATCAGCCACGTCCGCTCCTGTGCGACGCCATTGGTGCTGTCGTGGGGCGAGGCCGAGCAGGAAGCGTTCGCCCGGCAGTCGCTGGAATTCCGAGCCGCCTGGGAAGAGGCCGGCAACGCGGCCGAACTGGCGCCACAGCCTGGCGCCGACCACTTTTCGGCCGTGCAGGCCTTCGAGGATCCCGGCAGCACGCTGTGCCAGACGCTCCTTCAGATGGGTAAACCACCGACCCCGTGA
- a CDS encoding branched-chain amino acid ABC transporter permease, with protein MTGILFLEQLLNGLQFGLMLFLLAAGLTLIFGIMDMINLAHGSLYMVGAYLIATIAAASGSFWIGLAGGTLATAAVGVLLEISVLRRLYRRDHLSQVLGTFAILLMANEAVRMLWGSQPLALNPPHSLAGPVELLPGFYYPAYRLFIIGVGLGVALLLYVLVTRTRVGMQVRAGASNREMALAMGTNVRRLFTALFALGAALCAIAGGMLGPLLAVQVGMGESILILAFVVIVIGGIGSIRGALLGAMLVGLVDTAGRTLVPMLIEGLFGAAAAAGAGPAVASILIYVLMAAVLFWKPRGLFPSHG; from the coding sequence ATGACGGGGATTCTCTTTCTCGAGCAGTTGCTCAACGGCTTGCAGTTCGGACTGATGCTGTTCCTGCTGGCGGCAGGCCTGACGCTGATCTTCGGCATCATGGACATGATCAACCTCGCCCACGGCTCGCTCTACATGGTCGGTGCCTACCTGATCGCCACCATTGCAGCGGCATCGGGATCGTTCTGGATCGGGCTCGCCGGGGGAACCCTGGCCACTGCGGCCGTGGGCGTGCTGCTGGAGATCAGCGTGCTGCGCCGCCTCTACCGCCGCGACCATCTTTCGCAGGTCCTGGGGACATTCGCCATCCTGCTCATGGCGAACGAGGCCGTTCGCATGCTGTGGGGGTCTCAGCCGCTGGCGTTGAACCCGCCGCATTCGCTCGCCGGGCCGGTGGAGCTGCTGCCCGGTTTCTACTATCCGGCCTACCGGCTATTCATCATCGGCGTGGGGCTGGGGGTGGCGCTGCTGCTGTATGTGCTGGTCACCCGCACCCGGGTTGGCATGCAGGTGCGCGCGGGGGCCTCCAATCGGGAAATGGCGCTGGCCATGGGGACGAATGTCCGCCGCCTTTTCACCGCACTGTTCGCATTGGGGGCTGCACTGTGTGCCATTGCGGGAGGCATGCTCGGGCCCCTGCTGGCGGTGCAGGTGGGCATGGGCGAGAGCATCCTGATCCTTGCGTTTGTCGTGATCGTGATCGGCGGGATCGGGTCGATCCGAGGCGCTTTGCTGGGGGCAATGCTGGTCGGCCTAGTCGACACAGCCGGCCGCACGCTGGTCCCGATGCTCATCGAGGGGTTGTTCGGGGCCGCCGCAGCAGCCGGTGCGGGCCCCGCAGTGGCCTCGATACTGATTTACGTGCTGATGGCCGCGGTGCTTTTCTGGAAGCCGCGTGGCTTGTTCCCTTCCCATGGCTGA
- a CDS encoding ABC transporter ATP-binding protein has protein sequence MSALLEADGLEAAYGSSQVLFGIALEIMPGEVATLLGRNGMGKTTTVRALLGLAGLRSGTVRFRGERIEGRAPDRIARMGLAVVPEGRQIFPNLTVRENLLAFAARRNASAEPWTLERVHALFPRLAERASHMGNQLSGGEQQMLAIGRALMTNPHLLILDEATEGLAPLIREEIWRCLDTLRAQGQTILVIDKYVRRLVRLADRHTIIERGRVVWHGDSESLAADPALWQRYIGV, from the coding sequence ATGAGTGCCTTGCTGGAAGCCGATGGGCTGGAGGCCGCATATGGAAGCAGCCAGGTGCTGTTCGGAATCGCCCTGGAGATCATGCCGGGCGAGGTGGCTACCTTGCTGGGGCGCAATGGCATGGGAAAGACGACCACGGTGCGGGCGTTGCTCGGGCTTGCGGGGTTGCGGAGCGGGACCGTGCGTTTCCGCGGCGAACGCATAGAAGGGAGGGCGCCAGACCGTATCGCCCGCATGGGTTTGGCGGTCGTACCCGAAGGACGGCAGATCTTTCCCAACCTGACAGTGCGGGAGAACCTGCTGGCCTTCGCCGCGCGCCGCAATGCCAGTGCGGAGCCGTGGACGCTGGAACGTGTCCATGCGCTGTTTCCTCGACTCGCAGAGCGCGCCTCGCACATGGGCAACCAGCTTTCAGGGGGCGAGCAACAGATGCTTGCGATCGGACGGGCCCTCATGACCAACCCGCATCTGCTGATTCTGGACGAAGCCACCGAGGGGCTGGCTCCGCTGATCCGCGAGGAGATCTGGCGCTGCCTGGACACGCTGCGTGCCCAGGGCCAGACGATCCTTGTCATCGATAAGTATGTGCGCCGGCTGGTCCGGCTGGCGGATCGCCACACCATCATCGAGCGCGGCCGTGTGGTCTGGCACGGCGATTCCGAATCGCTGGCCGCCGATCCTGCGCTCTGGCAACGCTATATCGGAGTCTGA
- a CDS encoding AMP-binding protein, with translation MHASAHVDTFARDRLPPSAQQPDYLFDLPGLQFEERLNCADPLLDVHVREGRGARICIRAPGLAWTYADLQEKAQRIANVLVNEMGLRPGNRVLLRAPNNPMLAACWFAVMKAGGIAVATMPLLRAKELKDIIEIGQVTHALCDAVLSEELQIAGQAAGSHLAEVRYFHSEGPDGLEAAMELASPRFDNVDTASDDCCLLGFTSGTTGVPKATMHYHRDLLAICVCWPRHVLKAGAEDVFIGSPPLAFTFGLGGMLLFPLHIGASTVLLEKAGPPQLLQGIQDFQATVLFTAPTSYRALAAEGALLRSTPLRKCVSAGEALPASTRALWKEATGIELIDGIGATEMLHIFISHDEADVRPGATGKPVPGYRAKVVDEAGREVPPGTVGRLAVQGPTGCRYLADERQKAYVQNGWNLTGDAYVMDADGYFFYQARTDDMIVSAGYNIAAPEVEEALMVHHAVAECAVIGVDDAQRGQIVKAFVVLRPGHPADESMAVQLQDFVKQTVAPYKYPRAIEFIERLPRTQTGKLQRFKLHAPK, from the coding sequence ATGCACGCCAGCGCCCATGTAGACACCTTCGCACGCGACAGGCTGCCGCCCTCCGCGCAGCAGCCGGACTACCTTTTCGATCTGCCCGGGCTGCAGTTCGAAGAGCGGCTCAACTGTGCCGATCCGTTGCTGGACGTGCACGTGCGCGAGGGACGTGGTGCGCGCATCTGTATTCGCGCCCCCGGCTTGGCGTGGACCTATGCCGATCTGCAGGAGAAGGCCCAGCGCATTGCCAACGTGCTGGTGAACGAAATGGGATTGCGGCCCGGCAACCGGGTGCTGCTGCGAGCACCGAACAATCCGATGCTCGCCGCATGCTGGTTCGCCGTGATGAAGGCCGGCGGAATCGCCGTAGCGACCATGCCGCTGCTGCGGGCCAAGGAACTGAAGGACATCATTGAGATCGGGCAGGTCACGCACGCACTCTGCGACGCGGTGTTGAGCGAAGAGTTGCAAATCGCCGGTCAGGCAGCCGGCTCGCATCTGGCCGAGGTGCGCTATTTCCACAGCGAAGGGCCGGACGGGCTGGAAGCGGCCATGGAACTCGCTTCGCCGCGCTTCGACAATGTCGACACGGCGTCCGACGATTGCTGCCTCCTGGGCTTCACTTCGGGAACGACGGGTGTGCCCAAGGCAACCATGCATTACCACCGCGATTTGCTGGCGATTTGCGTCTGCTGGCCGCGCCATGTGCTCAAGGCCGGCGCGGAGGACGTTTTCATTGGCAGCCCGCCGCTCGCTTTCACTTTCGGTCTGGGGGGAATGCTGCTGTTCCCGCTCCATATCGGCGCCTCGACGGTGCTGCTGGAGAAGGCCGGGCCACCGCAACTGCTGCAGGGCATCCAGGATTTTCAGGCAACTGTGCTTTTCACGGCGCCCACCTCCTACCGGGCGCTGGCCGCCGAGGGCGCTTTGCTACGGAGCACGCCGCTGCGCAAGTGCGTCTCTGCCGGAGAGGCGTTGCCGGCTTCCACGCGGGCACTGTGGAAAGAGGCCACCGGCATCGAACTGATCGATGGTATCGGCGCCACCGAGATGTTGCACATCTTCATCTCGCACGACGAGGCCGATGTACGGCCCGGCGCCACCGGGAAGCCCGTGCCGGGTTACCGGGCCAAGGTGGTGGATGAAGCAGGACGTGAGGTGCCTCCGGGTACCGTTGGCCGACTGGCCGTGCAGGGCCCCACCGGTTGCCGCTATCTTGCCGACGAGCGCCAGAAAGCGTATGTGCAGAATGGGTGGAACCTCACCGGCGATGCCTATGTGATGGATGCCGATGGCTATTTTTTCTATCAGGCACGAACGGACGACATGATCGTCTCCGCTGGCTACAACATCGCAGCCCCCGAGGTGGAAGAGGCGCTCATGGTCCACCACGCCGTCGCGGAATGCGCCGTGATCGGCGTGGACGATGCGCAGCGTGGCCAGATCGTGAAGGCCTTCGTGGTGTTGCGGCCAGGGCATCCGGCAGACGAATCCATGGCAGTGCAACTGCAGGATTTCGTCAAGCAAACTGTCGCGCCTTACAAGTATCCGCGCGCCATCGAATTCATCGAGCGGCTTCCACGCACGCAGACGGGCAAGCTGCAGCGCTTTAAGCTACACGCACCCAAGTGA